One genomic segment of Pristis pectinata isolate sPriPec2 chromosome 38, sPriPec2.1.pri, whole genome shotgun sequence includes these proteins:
- the LOC127587040 gene encoding RNA-binding protein 4B-like, with protein MVKIFVGNLSRCCGADELRAMFEKYGEVSECEVVRRYAFVHMERLSQATRAIRALHRADVRGARLTVGVANARTRSTTKVFVGNLAESVTGADVKRLFGGFGRVVDLDVARTFAFVYMEQERQALAAIQALDGAPLQGQNMFVQLSRSNPARGAERPPRRPGPEPGPGPPPPFAYYDRPGYEPYRRSRPLPPLPPPPLLMYQDRRPPGVRPMPPQYFRGPSLNGYGARVRDY; from the coding sequence ATGGTGAAGATCTTCGTGGGCAACCTGTCGCGCTGCTGCGGCGCGGACGAGCTGCGCGCCATGTTCGAGAAGTACGGCGAGGTGAGCGAGTGCGAGGTGGTGCGCCGCTACGCCTTCGTGCACATGGAGCGGCTGAGCCAGGCGACGCGCGCCATCAGGGCGCTGCACCGGGCCGACGTGCGCGGCGCGCGCCTGACGGTGGGCGTGGCCAACGCGCGCACGCGCAGCACCACCAAGGTCTTCGTCGGCAACCTGGCGGAGTCGGTGACGGGCGCCGACGTCAAGCGGCTGTTCGGCGGCTTCGGCCGGGTGGTGGACCTGGACGTGGCGCGCACCTTCGCCTTCGTCTACATGGAGCAGGAGCGCCAGGCGCTGGCCGCCATCCAGGCGCTGGACGGCGCGCCGCTGCAGGGCCAGAACATGTTCGTGCAGCTGTCGCGGTCCAACCCGGCCCGGGGCGCCGAGCGGCCGCCGCGTCGACCCGGCCCGGAACCCGGACCCGGACCCCCGCCACCCTTCGCTTATTACGACCGCCCGGGCTACGAGCCGTACCGCAGGAGCCGCCCGTtgcccccccttcctcctccccccctcctcatgTATCAGGATCGCCGGCCACCCGGCGTGAGGCCGATGCCCCCGCAGTATTTCCGCGGCCCTTCCCTCAACGGCTACGGGGCCAGGGTCCGCGACTACTGA